The following are from one region of the Synergistes jonesii genome:
- a CDS encoding glycosyl hydrolase family 18 protein, translating into MKGKVKKFLAASALALLCALRCAAASAADGDVPLAAAYEDESGSRVALPEGAFVRSGALWAPLDALRLMGAPAALGENKKSAVIKVENPADAFDIPALAQLAGGALSLDFPLIRVGEAYFFNMTGMQNLVKLDYRIESGSVIFTPNASAKAYLRGEAAKPEPKDGKLTLVWEHVAAENPDLGAQAPIPGLDVISPTWFNLKDAGGGMANRASFAYVEAAHRRGYLVWALVSNSFNAQMSSSFFRNARAMNLFIARLLIYAKLYGLDGVNLDFEGLDEVDRANFVGFVSRLSEFLRTEGLTFSVDVFIPANTKSSRSHDRAALAKYADYIMLMAYDEHWRTCKVAGSVASLPWVARAVEGALAEGVPAEKLVLGVPFYMRRWEETRGPGGVSVKGYTLTMAGAEEILARRGLTMQWLPSAGQNYFAYSADGKVQKIWVEDAASIAKKLELVQKHGLAGMAAWRKGHEKPQVWDVISEMMGK; encoded by the coding sequence ATGAAAGGAAAAGTTAAAAAATTTCTTGCCGCCTCGGCGTTGGCGCTGCTCTGTGCGCTGCGCTGCGCTGCAGCCTCAGCGGCCGACGGCGACGTGCCGCTCGCTGCGGCGTACGAGGACGAAAGCGGCTCGCGCGTCGCGCTGCCCGAGGGAGCCTTCGTCAGGAGCGGCGCGCTTTGGGCGCCGCTGGACGCGCTTAGATTGATGGGGGCGCCGGCGGCGCTCGGCGAAAACAAAAAGAGCGCCGTGATAAAGGTGGAAAATCCCGCCGATGCCTTCGACATACCGGCGCTCGCCCAGCTGGCGGGCGGCGCGCTGTCGCTCGACTTCCCGCTGATCCGCGTCGGCGAGGCGTATTTTTTCAACATGACGGGGATGCAGAATCTCGTCAAGCTCGATTACAGAATCGAAAGCGGCAGCGTGATATTCACGCCCAACGCCAGCGCAAAAGCCTACCTGCGCGGCGAGGCGGCGAAGCCTGAGCCGAAGGACGGCAAACTCACGCTCGTATGGGAGCACGTCGCCGCCGAAAATCCCGACCTCGGCGCGCAGGCACCGATTCCCGGGCTCGACGTGATCTCGCCGACCTGGTTCAATCTAAAGGACGCCGGAGGCGGCATGGCGAACAGGGCCTCCTTCGCCTACGTCGAGGCGGCGCACAGAAGGGGCTATCTCGTATGGGCCCTCGTCTCGAACAGCTTCAACGCTCAGATGTCGTCGTCGTTTTTCAGAAACGCACGTGCGATGAATCTTTTTATCGCACGCCTGCTGATTTACGCGAAGCTCTACGGGCTCGACGGCGTCAACCTCGACTTCGAGGGGCTCGACGAGGTGGACAGGGCGAACTTCGTCGGCTTCGTATCGCGGCTATCGGAGTTCCTGCGCACGGAGGGGCTGACTTTTTCCGTCGACGTCTTCATACCGGCCAACACGAAGTCGTCGCGCAGCCACGACCGCGCGGCGCTCGCGAAGTACGCCGACTATATAATGCTGATGGCTTACGACGAACACTGGCGCACCTGCAAGGTGGCCGGCTCCGTCGCGTCGCTGCCGTGGGTCGCGCGCGCGGTGGAGGGCGCCCTCGCCGAGGGGGTGCCGGCGGAGAAGCTCGTGCTCGGGGTGCCCTTCTATATGAGGCGCTGGGAGGAGACGCGCGGTCCCGGCGGCGTAAGCGTCAAGGGCTACACGCTGACGATGGCCGGCGCCGAAGAGATTTTGGCGCGGCGCGGGCTGACGATGCAGTGGCTCCCGTCGGCCGGGCAGAATTATTTCGCCTATTCGGCCGACGGCAAGGTGCAGAAAATATGGGTCGAGGACGCCGCGTCGATAGCCAAAAAGCTCGAACTCGTGCAGAAGCACGGCCTGGCCGGGATGGCGGCCTGGCGCAAGGGGCACGAAAAGCCGCAGGTGTGGGACGTGATTTCCGAGATGATGGGAAAATAA
- a CDS encoding DUF2207 domain-containing protein produces MRRTKEIRKIMLCLALLLFSLAFAAPPSLASEEITDFESSIQIHEDSSLSVTETIRINVENISIKRGIIRHFPLRCKDAGGRSFRVGFSVTGATLDGGSTPFEISDDGSYANVRIGDPNGIIPRGPHTFEISYKTTLQVGFFDEFDELYWNVTGNGWSWPILRASCTVRLPERFSGEKFRSVEWYTGRYGEKGDAADAKRVGENGVATTRALAAGEGLTVVYTWKKGIVAPPPSPFGNERAQHAIAFGTLLLSCVWFFFSLSKLKDDDAPAVIPRFYPPDASSPAFVRRVRNSVFDRISISADLIDLAVKGALKIEERESGGGLFGIGKDKKFYLHRLESDAKLTHDEEVLLRRLFPASSGREELAIDKNNSESIARANAALRGAVNALARGLTVDNFSFCVTGALIFAAGVASTLPFTGQSWGAAAAAALLGGGVMLISFARKPAPADSLAAKAKGTLASLLPAVIAAFFASAAYGGERGPLLTVLPFIASAAQTATLRPLSLRRTKRGKELHSEIEGLYMYVATAEKERLEMFNAPEDTPEVYERLLPYAVAMGAAKTWGERFAKVLEAADYTPQWYDGPSPYLFMSGGFGNFTDSLSSSVAAGMPKPEFSPTISSGSGGGGFSGGGGGGGGGSGW; encoded by the coding sequence ATGCGCCGCACAAAAGAGATAAGAAAAATAATGCTCTGCTTGGCCCTGCTGCTTTTTTCGCTGGCCTTCGCGGCGCCCCCTTCCCTCGCCTCAGAGGAGATAACCGACTTCGAGAGCAGTATACAGATTCACGAGGACAGCTCGCTCTCCGTGACTGAGACGATAAGGATCAACGTCGAAAATATCTCCATAAAGCGCGGCATCATAAGGCACTTCCCGCTTAGATGCAAGGACGCGGGCGGACGAAGCTTCAGGGTCGGCTTCAGCGTGACGGGCGCGACGCTCGACGGCGGAAGCACGCCATTTGAAATATCGGACGACGGGAGCTACGCGAACGTCAGGATAGGCGACCCTAACGGCATCATCCCGCGCGGTCCGCACACCTTCGAGATAAGCTACAAGACGACTCTTCAAGTCGGCTTCTTCGACGAGTTCGACGAGCTCTACTGGAACGTCACCGGCAACGGCTGGTCGTGGCCGATTCTGCGCGCCTCCTGCACAGTCCGGCTCCCGGAAAGGTTTTCCGGCGAGAAGTTCCGCTCCGTCGAATGGTACACGGGGCGCTACGGAGAAAAGGGGGACGCCGCCGACGCCAAGCGCGTCGGGGAAAACGGAGTCGCGACGACCCGCGCCCTCGCGGCCGGCGAGGGGCTCACCGTAGTCTACACGTGGAAAAAAGGAATCGTAGCGCCGCCTCCGTCGCCCTTCGGCAACGAGCGCGCGCAGCACGCGATAGCCTTCGGCACGCTGCTGCTCTCCTGCGTCTGGTTCTTCTTCTCTCTGTCGAAGCTGAAGGATGACGACGCTCCCGCCGTCATACCGCGCTTCTACCCGCCCGACGCCTCTTCGCCGGCGTTCGTGCGCCGCGTCAGAAATTCCGTGTTCGACCGCATCTCCATTTCGGCAGATCTGATCGATCTCGCGGTCAAGGGGGCGCTGAAGATCGAGGAAAGGGAGAGCGGAGGCGGTCTCTTCGGCATCGGGAAGGACAAAAAGTTTTACCTGCACAGGCTCGAAAGCGACGCCAAGCTGACGCACGACGAGGAAGTCCTGCTGCGCCGACTTTTCCCAGCAAGCTCGGGGCGGGAGGAGCTTGCCATCGACAAAAACAACTCAGAGAGCATAGCGCGTGCGAACGCAGCGCTGCGCGGCGCCGTCAACGCGCTTGCGCGCGGGCTTACGGTGGACAATTTCAGCTTCTGCGTCACGGGAGCGCTTATCTTCGCGGCGGGCGTCGCGTCGACGCTGCCCTTCACAGGACAGTCGTGGGGCGCAGCGGCCGCCGCCGCTCTGCTCGGCGGCGGCGTGATGCTGATCTCCTTTGCGAGGAAGCCGGCGCCGGCCGACAGCTTAGCGGCGAAGGCGAAGGGAACGCTCGCGTCGCTGCTGCCGGCCGTGATCGCGGCCTTTTTCGCGTCGGCGGCCTACGGCGGAGAGAGGGGCCCGCTGCTGACGGTGCTGCCCTTTATCGCCTCTGCGGCGCAGACCGCGACGCTGCGCCCCCTTTCGCTGCGCAGGACTAAGCGCGGCAAAGAGCTTCACAGCGAGATAGAGGGGCTTTATATGTACGTCGCGACGGCCGAGAAGGAGCGGCTGGAAATGTTCAACGCTCCGGAGGATACGCCGGAGGTCTACGAGAGGCTGCTGCCTTACGCGGTGGCGATGGGCGCCGCGAAAACGTGGGGAGAGCGCTTCGCCAAGGTGCTCGAAGCGGCGGATTACACGCCTCAGTGGTACGACGGCCCGTCGCCGTACCTCTTCATGAGCGGCGGCTTCGGGAATTTCACGGACTCGCTATCGTCGAGCGTCGCGGCCGGCATGCCGAAGCCGGAATTCTCGCCGACAATATCATCGGGCTCCGGCGGCGGGGGCTTCTCCGGCGGCGGAGGCGGCGGGGGCGGCGGCTCCGGCTGGTAA
- a CDS encoding aminotransferase class V-fold PLP-dependent enzyme: protein MRHVYLNNAATTWPKPPEVSDAVYKFMTLAGANASRGSASERDLRSLDILFTARERAAKMFGGYEKAAPQYVTLTQNVTHSMNVVLKGFLKEGMRVLTTSVEHNSVIRPLRELEARGVHVGIMQCSLRGFLAPETLEEALRERADLVVMTHCSNVCGSVQPIEEAAHICAKRGVPLVLDCAQTAGILEINAGALGVAALCFTGHKGLLGPQGTGGIVWKPEFAEECAPLLEGGTGSLSHEETQPSLMPDKFEAGTQNLPGVAGLDAAFEYIEKRTAAAIAEKENELGRRLEEGLLSIEGMRLTGPLYDEAPRLPVYSFNIDGIDNGLLARDLSERYGVEGRPGLHCSPLAHKTLGTFPQGALRLSPGCFNTKEEIDYTVDAIKELAKNR, encoded by the coding sequence ATGAGGCACGTATACCTTAACAATGCGGCGACGACGTGGCCGAAGCCGCCGGAGGTCTCCGACGCCGTATACAAATTCATGACGCTCGCCGGAGCGAACGCGTCGCGCGGCTCGGCGTCTGAGCGCGACCTCAGGAGCCTCGACATACTCTTCACGGCGCGAGAGCGCGCGGCGAAAATGTTCGGCGGCTACGAAAAAGCCGCGCCGCAGTATGTGACGTTGACGCAGAACGTGACCCATTCGATGAACGTCGTGCTTAAGGGCTTCCTTAAAGAGGGGATGCGCGTGCTGACGACCTCGGTGGAGCACAATTCCGTGATCCGTCCGCTGCGCGAGCTTGAAGCGCGCGGCGTCCACGTCGGGATAATGCAGTGCTCCCTGCGCGGCTTCCTCGCCCCCGAAACTCTCGAAGAAGCTCTGCGCGAAAGGGCGGACCTCGTCGTGATGACGCACTGCAGCAACGTCTGCGGCTCCGTCCAGCCGATAGAGGAAGCGGCGCATATCTGTGCGAAGCGCGGCGTGCCGCTCGTGCTCGATTGCGCACAGACGGCCGGGATACTGGAGATAAACGCGGGCGCGCTCGGCGTAGCGGCGCTCTGCTTCACCGGGCACAAGGGGCTGCTCGGGCCGCAGGGGACTGGGGGGATCGTATGGAAGCCGGAGTTCGCGGAAGAGTGCGCGCCGCTCCTCGAGGGCGGCACCGGCAGCCTGTCGCACGAAGAGACACAGCCGAGCCTAATGCCGGACAAATTCGAAGCAGGCACGCAGAACCTTCCCGGCGTCGCGGGACTCGACGCGGCGTTCGAATACATCGAAAAGCGGACCGCGGCCGCTATCGCGGAAAAAGAAAACGAACTGGGAAGGCGCCTCGAAGAGGGGCTGCTTTCGATAGAGGGGATGAGGCTCACGGGGCCGCTGTACGACGAAGCTCCGCGGCTGCCCGTCTACTCCTTCAACATAGACGGGATCGACAACGGGCTGCTGGCGCGCGACCTTTCCGAGCGTTACGGGGTAGAGGGGCGCCCCGGGCTCCACTGCTCGCCGCTCGCCCACAAGACGCTCGGCACCTTCCCGCAGGGCGCGCTGCGGCTGTCGCCCGGCTGCTTCAACACGAAGGAGGAAATAGATTATACCGTAGATGCGATAAAAGAGCTGGCAAAAAACCGCTGA
- the yedF gene encoding sulfurtransferase-like selenium metabolism protein YedF: MIEIDARRLECPKPVLLTKEEADKGATEIHVLVDNETAAGNVTRFFESRGYAASRKEAENGIYINGVKSGEAAKGEKLKSTAILFKSDRIGAPSDGLGESLMKAFIGTLPKADVPPAVIALMNEGVKMSLAENSVCDTLKALEAKGVKILVCGTCAKHFGITERVAVGAISNMFEISESVFGAEKPIVLG, encoded by the coding sequence ATGATCGAAATAGACGCGAGAAGACTTGAATGCCCGAAGCCGGTGCTGCTGACGAAGGAGGAAGCCGACAAGGGCGCGACGGAGATTCATGTCCTCGTAGACAACGAGACCGCCGCGGGGAACGTTACGCGCTTCTTTGAAAGCCGCGGCTACGCCGCTTCGCGCAAAGAGGCGGAAAACGGCATATACATCAACGGCGTCAAAAGCGGCGAAGCGGCAAAGGGTGAAAAGCTCAAGAGCACGGCGATACTTTTCAAGTCGGACAGAATCGGCGCCCCTTCGGACGGCCTCGGCGAATCTCTTATGAAAGCCTTTATCGGCACCCTACCGAAGGCGGACGTTCCTCCGGCGGTGATTGCTCTGATGAACGAAGGAGTCAAAATGTCCCTCGCCGAAAATTCCGTCTGCGACACGCTGAAGGCGCTCGAAGCGAAGGGCGTGAAGATACTCGTGTGCGGCACCTGCGCGAAGCACTTCGGGATAACCGAGCGCGTGGCGGTCGGCGCGATATCCAACATGTTCGAGATATCCGAGTCCGTATTCGGAGCGGAAAAGCCGATAGTCCTCGGCTGA
- a CDS encoding HD domain-containing phosphohydrolase → MTLRSKAQIILGAVLLAALLLLDVMFTGFLVDSADQTDRERMERNLSRTYLTLKGEERMLSAIAGNWAYSDKAWDFMTGANPDYPNIYMNRAVLTEIGVSSLIFLDNDGKAVFYRDYSSPDDESSPESEIEAFSGEGGAEFLRNIPEDGASGVIMKGGEPILFAVKRIRRSNKGGAEAGSLIATMALSPKMIQIISNSLDFTFAIVPVTPKEKEMELPGRRLDNDPSSSYIRGSALVRDYTGAPAFWITCVSPNVDIREAKRRLQMLFLALGAAAAAVVFLFGLFMKEQVTARLVRLRHEVETIRGDGGDTYGVTVDKKRDEIAELQRTLNDSIAFFEFRQGEKNRVDDITLSVYKRFSEAGSRLCMKTLEDIATVFWREDDRASRSAVLRGAREARKFAAYLGMEEEELVYIYTGSLFAKMGMITLPHSLLYKKTPLSPAEEREYKKYPIRTKDLMNGVELLRPAAPIAYSWNESWDGSGFPRRISGSSIPLGARIYAVVEEWNELTRPWPGRVLPDKDDVTAALRAKAGSRLDPHIVEKFIEYLHGGE, encoded by the coding sequence GTGACTCTCAGAAGTAAGGCGCAGATCATATTGGGAGCGGTGCTCCTGGCGGCGCTTCTGCTGCTCGACGTAATGTTTACAGGCTTTCTGGTCGACTCAGCGGACCAAACGGACAGAGAGCGCATGGAACGGAACCTTTCGCGCACCTATCTGACGCTCAAGGGCGAAGAGCGCATGCTCAGCGCTATCGCCGGCAACTGGGCCTACTCCGATAAGGCTTGGGATTTCATGACCGGCGCTAACCCGGATTATCCGAATATTTACATGAACCGCGCGGTGCTCACGGAGATAGGGGTATCTTCCCTGATATTCCTCGACAACGACGGGAAAGCCGTCTTCTACCGCGACTACAGCTCCCCAGACGACGAATCGTCGCCCGAAAGCGAGATAGAGGCATTCTCCGGCGAGGGCGGCGCGGAATTTTTGCGGAACATACCCGAAGACGGCGCAAGCGGCGTCATCATGAAGGGCGGCGAACCGATACTCTTCGCGGTGAAGCGCATCCGCCGCTCCAACAAAGGAGGCGCGGAAGCCGGCTCCCTGATAGCTACGATGGCCCTCTCTCCGAAGATGATTCAAATCATCTCCAACTCTCTCGACTTCACCTTCGCGATAGTACCGGTGACGCCGAAAGAAAAAGAAATGGAGCTGCCCGGCAGGCGGCTCGACAACGACCCTTCAAGCTCTTACATACGCGGAAGCGCGCTCGTCCGCGACTATACAGGCGCCCCGGCCTTCTGGATCACGTGCGTATCGCCCAACGTCGACATCCGCGAAGCGAAGCGTCGGCTTCAGATGCTCTTTCTCGCGCTCGGCGCAGCGGCTGCGGCAGTGGTCTTCCTCTTCGGCCTCTTTATGAAAGAGCAGGTCACGGCGCGGCTCGTCCGCCTGCGGCACGAGGTCGAAACAATCCGCGGCGACGGCGGCGACACATACGGCGTCACGGTAGACAAAAAGCGCGACGAGATTGCGGAGCTGCAGCGCACGCTGAACGATTCCATAGCCTTCTTTGAATTCAGGCAGGGCGAGAAGAACAGGGTGGACGACATAACACTTTCGGTCTACAAGCGATTCTCCGAAGCGGGCAGCCGGCTCTGCATGAAGACGCTCGAAGATATAGCGACGGTGTTTTGGCGCGAAGACGACAGGGCGTCGCGCTCGGCGGTGCTGCGCGGAGCGCGTGAGGCGCGCAAATTCGCCGCTTATTTGGGGATGGAGGAAGAAGAACTCGTTTATATCTACACGGGTTCGCTCTTCGCCAAAATGGGGATGATCACGCTTCCGCATTCGCTTCTCTACAAGAAGACGCCGCTCTCGCCGGCCGAAGAGCGCGAATATAAAAAATATCCCATCCGCACCAAGGATCTCATGAACGGTGTGGAACTTCTGCGCCCCGCGGCGCCGATAGCGTACAGCTGGAACGAAAGCTGGGACGGCTCCGGCTTCCCGCGTAGGATATCCGGCAGCTCGATTCCGCTCGGCGCCAGGATATACGCCGTCGTCGAAGAATGGAACGAGCTTACGCGCCCGTGGCCGGGGCGCGTGTTGCCGGACAAAGACGACGTCACGGCGGCGCTGCGCGCAAAGGCTGGCAGCCGGCTCGACCCGCACATAGTAGAAAAATTCATAGAATATCTGCACGGCGGCGAATAA
- a CDS encoding HesA/MoeB/ThiF family protein: MEDGVLSFIRARCVSRGKLPVVSLSVCREAAEECGATLREVEIAALHAGICPSRYERTIGSLGAEGQARLLESCAAVVGCGGLGGWMIEILARAGVGRLILIDGDTFAENNLNRQLYATEENIGAPKARAAAARVKAINSSVEAEAREAFIDEANGEELLRDADVVLDALDGNRSRSVVFGVCEKMNVPFVHGAVAGFFGEAAVLRAGCVPPWERVGAEDRGIEAEVGTMPFTPPFVASLQAAEAVKILAGVGGGAERTLLWFDLLRRDMQKLKLI, encoded by the coding sequence ATGGAAGACGGTGTTCTATCGTTTATAAGGGCGCGGTGCGTTTCTCGCGGAAAGCTGCCCGTCGTATCTCTTTCCGTCTGTCGCGAGGCGGCGGAGGAGTGCGGGGCTACTCTCCGCGAGGTCGAGATCGCCGCGCTTCACGCCGGCATATGTCCGTCGCGCTACGAGCGCACGATCGGCTCTTTGGGGGCGGAGGGGCAGGCGAGGCTTCTCGAAAGCTGCGCCGCCGTCGTAGGCTGCGGAGGACTCGGCGGCTGGATGATCGAGATACTCGCGCGCGCCGGCGTCGGACGGCTCATCCTTATCGACGGAGACACGTTCGCCGAGAACAACCTGAATCGCCAGCTTTACGCGACGGAGGAGAATATCGGCGCGCCGAAGGCGCGCGCCGCCGCGGCGCGCGTAAAGGCGATCAATTCCAGCGTCGAGGCGGAGGCGCGCGAAGCTTTCATCGACGAGGCGAACGGCGAGGAACTGCTGCGCGACGCGGACGTCGTGCTCGACGCCCTTGACGGCAACAGGAGCAGGAGCGTTGTCTTCGGTGTCTGCGAAAAAATGAATGTACCGTTCGTGCACGGCGCCGTAGCAGGCTTCTTCGGAGAGGCCGCCGTGCTCCGCGCCGGCTGCGTCCCGCCGTGGGAGCGCGTAGGCGCGGAGGACAGAGGGATAGAAGCCGAGGTCGGCACCATGCCCTTCACCCCGCCTTTCGTCGCGTCGCTGCAGGCGGCCGAGGCGGTCAAAATTCTTGCCGGCGTAGGCGGCGGGGCGGAGCGTACGCTGCTCTGGTTCGACCTGCTGCGCCGCGACATGCAGAAATTAAAATTGATCTGA
- a CDS encoding dipeptidase yields MKEKIILDAHFDMLLDVLAFRRRGERSVLERRFLPDLRAGGVNVVVCSIFILDELLPEGALRNALDQISALRADLDESPSFALCVSARGCREAAASGRVALFLSLEGVEPLGRDILLLRVFYELGVRLVGLSWSRRNYACDGVSFDEAAPASSQGSLTSFGRELVAEACRLGMVADVSHLNDAGFREVCDMLGERGLPFIASHSNCRELAPSPRNLAEWQLEALAAAGGAIGMNAYGPFVAVERRERTPETLFAHLDSIIKRYGARSAGIGLDLCACLESLSGGYDEGGDTDLFKNHAEAGERFIKMIRERLSADDADAVLGENFLRVFERVIGQ; encoded by the coding sequence ATGAAAGAAAAAATAATCCTTGACGCTCATTTCGATATGCTGCTCGACGTGCTGGCGTTCCGCAGGCGCGGCGAGCGCTCCGTGCTTGAGAGGCGCTTTTTGCCGGATCTCCGCGCCGGAGGCGTGAACGTGGTCGTCTGCTCGATATTTATCCTCGACGAGCTGCTGCCGGAGGGAGCTCTGCGCAACGCGCTGGATCAGATATCGGCGCTGCGCGCCGACCTTGACGAATCTCCTTCCTTCGCGCTCTGCGTCAGCGCGCGCGGATGCCGCGAAGCAGCGGCCTCCGGACGGGTCGCGCTCTTCCTCTCTCTTGAGGGGGTTGAGCCGCTCGGGCGCGACATACTGCTGCTGCGCGTATTTTACGAGCTCGGCGTGCGGCTAGTCGGCCTTTCGTGGTCGCGCCGCAATTACGCCTGCGACGGAGTCTCCTTCGACGAGGCTGCGCCGGCGTCTTCGCAGGGCTCTCTCACCTCCTTCGGGAGGGAGCTCGTAGCAGAGGCCTGCCGCCTTGGGATGGTCGCCGACGTGAGCCATCTCAACGACGCCGGCTTTCGCGAGGTCTGCGATATGCTGGGGGAAAGGGGGCTGCCGTTCATCGCGTCGCATTCGAACTGCCGCGAGCTCGCGCCCTCTCCGCGCAACCTCGCCGAATGGCAGCTCGAAGCGCTTGCCGCGGCGGGCGGTGCCATTGGGATGAACGCCTACGGCCCCTTCGTCGCGGTCGAGCGGCGTGAACGGACGCCCGAGACCCTATTCGCGCATCTTGATAGTATAATAAAGAGATACGGCGCGCGCAGCGCCGGCATAGGCTTGGACCTCTGCGCCTGCCTCGAATCGCTCTCCGGCGGCTATGACGAAGGGGGCGACACGGACCTCTTCAAAAATCACGCCGAAGCGGGCGAGCGCTTCATAAAAATGATTCGCGAGAGGCTCAGCGCCGACGACGCGGACGCAGTGCTGGGAGAGAATTTTCTGCGCGTCTTTGAGAGGGTGATCGGCCAATGA
- a CDS encoding type II toxin-antitoxin system HicB family antitoxin, producing the protein MTEKYVYPLVLYRERRDGGDVWIGNFPGLNGCWAEAPSRGKVLHSAPSVLHEYASACRELEWPLPEAPSVDELKEANVGEVFLIEESQ; encoded by the coding sequence ATGACTGAAAAATACGTCTATCCGCTGGTTTTATACAGGGAGCGGCGCGACGGCGGAGACGTCTGGATCGGAAATTTCCCAGGGCTCAACGGCTGCTGGGCGGAGGCCCCGTCGCGCGGGAAGGTGCTCCATTCCGCGCCCTCCGTGCTGCATGAATACGCGTCGGCCTGCCGCGAGCTCGAATGGCCGCTGCCCGAAGCGCCGTCGGTCGATGAGCTGAAAGAGGCGAACGTCGGAGAGGTCTTTCTCATCGAGGAATCTCAGTAA
- a CDS encoding YjiH family protein, which translates to MKSATQDKKSLLKFLIPSLLGILIFLVPFPLRGEMNTTIGHAKEFLMASIEGRQPFIVSAVVLMAAFLTLAAKFFSPRWIMEEHILLENLGGGPLWFAARVCALPIALFVLLGARYYPEAGGALAVFAEKASFIVDNLASRLIILAVVLGIWAPLIMDFGLVQFIAVFASPVMRPLFRVPGRAAVDCVASWLGSSSMGVVFTAKMYDAGYYTDREAAAIVCGFSLAGIYNIYAIAELFDIEYAMPQILSVVYFTMALLAAVMPRVWPLSSIPDSYYRGRDNYHAHKAGRREHSTFSWALLRGTACARHMNARKYLRESSAIICALLLSTVPLMITFGTLFVVVAETTRIVSVLSVPAAAVLEALGAAEADIIAAATVFSFVDHFLAAACGRLLLTEQARFICICLSITGLINLTEVGLHVWHSNIPLRFWQMTAVYVMRVFLSAIVVIPAADVLFP; encoded by the coding sequence TTGAAATCTGCAACACAAGATAAAAAGAGCCTGCTGAAGTTTTTGATACCCTCGCTGCTGGGAATCTTGATATTTCTCGTCCCCTTTCCGCTGCGCGGGGAGATGAACACGACGATCGGCCATGCGAAAGAGTTCCTGATGGCGTCGATCGAAGGGCGGCAGCCGTTTATCGTCTCCGCGGTCGTCCTCATGGCGGCGTTTTTGACGCTGGCCGCAAAATTCTTCAGCCCCAGGTGGATCATGGAGGAGCATATCCTCCTCGAAAATCTCGGCGGCGGCCCCCTCTGGTTTGCCGCGCGCGTCTGCGCGCTGCCTATCGCCCTTTTCGTACTGCTCGGCGCGCGGTACTATCCCGAAGCCGGCGGGGCTCTCGCCGTTTTTGCGGAGAAAGCCTCGTTTATAGTCGACAACCTTGCTTCGCGGCTCATTATACTGGCGGTCGTGCTGGGAATATGGGCGCCGCTGATAATGGACTTCGGCCTCGTGCAGTTTATCGCCGTCTTTGCGAGTCCCGTCATGCGCCCGCTCTTTCGCGTGCCGGGACGCGCGGCGGTCGACTGCGTCGCCTCCTGGCTCGGCAGCAGCTCGATGGGCGTCGTCTTTACGGCTAAGATGTACGACGCCGGCTACTACACAGACAGGGAGGCGGCGGCGATCGTCTGCGGCTTTTCCCTCGCCGGCATCTACAATATCTACGCGATCGCCGAACTCTTTGATATTGAATACGCGATGCCGCAGATACTCTCCGTCGTCTATTTCACGATGGCGCTGCTGGCCGCGGTTATGCCGCGGGTATGGCCTCTTTCTTCCATACCCGACTCCTACTATCGTGGACGGGACAACTATCACGCGCATAAAGCCGGGCGTCGCGAACATTCGACGTTCAGCTGGGCGCTGCTGCGTGGGACGGCTTGCGCGCGGCATATGAACGCGAGGAAATATCTGCGCGAGAGCTCGGCTATCATTTGCGCGCTGTTGCTGAGCACCGTGCCGCTGATGATCACCTTCGGAACGCTGTTTGTAGTCGTCGCCGAAACGACGAGAATCGTGAGCGTCCTCTCCGTGCCCGCGGCCGCCGTGCTTGAAGCGCTGGGAGCCGCGGAGGCGGATATAATCGCCGCAGCTACCGTATTCTCCTTCGTAGACCACTTTCTCGCCGCCGCCTGCGGACGCCTGCTTTTGACCGAACAGGCCCGCTTTATCTGTATCTGCCTCTCTATAACTGGGCTGATAAATCTCACGGAGGTGGGGCTGCACGTCTGGCATTCAAATATCCCGCTGCGTTTCTGGCAGATGACGGCGGTCTATGTAATGAGGGTCTTCCTGTCGGCGATCGTCGTCATTCCGGCGGCTGACGTGCTTTTCCCGTAA
- a CDS encoding YbaK/EbsC family protein — protein MPEEEFDAVERVKKFLRGCGCASQIKITDATIFTVADASAAVGAPEEEILKSILLSVNHGKSFALALMSGVNLVDTKKIKKLLGVSQVSFANRELCAEWSGFRPGGVPPVGYPEQPPTLVDEDLFRYATVWAAAGTDHAFFPISPEELLRITCGKRGEIKKS, from the coding sequence ATGCCGGAGGAAGAATTCGACGCGGTGGAACGCGTAAAGAAATTTTTAAGGGGCTGCGGCTGCGCGTCGCAGATAAAAATCACCGATGCGACGATCTTCACGGTGGCCGACGCTTCAGCCGCGGTAGGCGCGCCGGAGGAGGAAATTTTAAAAAGCATCCTCCTCTCGGTGAATCACGGCAAGAGCTTCGCGCTCGCGCTGATGTCCGGAGTGAATCTCGTCGACACCAAAAAAATCAAAAAGCTGCTCGGCGTTTCGCAAGTCTCCTTCGCGAACAGGGAGCTCTGCGCCGAGTGGTCGGGCTTCCGTCCCGGCGGCGTGCCCCCGGTCGGCTATCCCGAACAGCCGCCGACGCTCGTCGACGAGGACCTCTTCCGCTACGCCACAGTGTGGGCCGCGGCCGGCACTGACCACGCCTTTTTCCCCATATCGCCGGAGGAACTGCTGCGCATAACATGCGGCAAGAGGGGCGAAATAAAAAAATCCTAA